A window of the Lactobacillus amylovorus DSM 20531 genome harbors these coding sequences:
- a CDS encoding UDP-N-acetylmuramoyl-tripeptide--D-alanyl-D-alanine ligase produces the protein MKMQMAEIAKALNTTCEGDDQTVITSVAFDSRKITNGGLFVPLEGERDGHDFVAGAISNGASATLWKKGHPNKPENIAVIEVDDPLSAMQDLARYYLRKVNPTVVGITGSNGKTTTKDMVAAVLSKRFNVHKTQANFNNEIGVPMTILEMKPNTEILVLEMAMDRPGQLHHLSELTHPDVAVITMIGEAHIEFFGTRDKIADAKMEITDFLREDGEFIFNGDEPLLQERAKKLDQVKATFGFRDEDTVHATGFKSYMHHATFTINDSEQKFSIPMIGKHNVSNAMAAISVGRHFGESDEEIASSLSNFKPTANRMEWEKGDAGEAIMSDVYNSNPTAVRAVVTSFGQVEVKDDGRRIAVLGDMLELGKNSPALHAGLSDTLDPQIINEVYLYGPEMKNLYDALKDKYKPEHLHYYTQDQMDRMIDDLKNDIKPDDIVVLKGSHGMHLENVLARLR, from the coding sequence ATGAAAATGCAAATGGCGGAAATTGCCAAGGCTTTAAATACAACTTGTGAAGGCGACGATCAAACAGTTATTACTTCTGTTGCCTTTGACTCCAGAAAGATCACAAATGGTGGTTTGTTTGTACCACTTGAAGGTGAACGTGATGGACATGATTTCGTAGCTGGTGCTATTAGTAATGGTGCTTCTGCTACGCTTTGGAAGAAGGGACATCCTAACAAACCAGAGAATATTGCGGTAATCGAAGTAGATGATCCACTTAGCGCAATGCAAGATTTGGCACGCTACTACTTACGCAAGGTTAACCCAACTGTAGTTGGTATTACTGGTTCAAATGGTAAGACTACTACTAAAGACATGGTAGCTGCCGTTTTGTCCAAGCGTTTTAACGTTCATAAGACACAAGCCAACTTTAATAACGAGATTGGTGTGCCAATGACCATTCTTGAAATGAAGCCAAATACTGAAATTTTGGTACTTGAAATGGCTATGGACAGACCTGGTCAATTACACCACTTAAGTGAATTGACTCATCCTGATGTAGCCGTAATCACTATGATTGGTGAAGCTCACATCGAATTCTTTGGTACACGTGACAAGATTGCCGATGCCAAGATGGAAATTACCGACTTCTTGCGTGAAGACGGTGAATTTATCTTCAACGGTGATGAACCATTGTTACAAGAACGTGCTAAGAAGCTTGATCAAGTTAAGGCTACCTTTGGCTTCAGGGATGAAGATACAGTTCACGCTACTGGCTTTAAGAGCTACATGCACCATGCTACTTTCACTATTAACGATTCAGAGCAAAAGTTCTCAATCCCAATGATTGGTAAGCACAACGTTTCAAACGCTATGGCTGCAATTAGTGTTGGTCGTCACTTTGGCGAAAGCGATGAAGAAATTGCCTCATCACTTTCTAACTTCAAGCCAACTGCTAACAGAATGGAGTGGGAAAAGGGCGATGCCGGCGAAGCAATTATGAGCGACGTTTATAACTCTAACCCAACTGCTGTTAGAGCCGTTGTTACTAGCTTTGGTCAAGTTGAAGTTAAAGACGACGGTCGTAGAATTGCCGTCTTGGGCGATATGCTTGAATTAGGTAAGAACTCTCCTGCACTTCACGCTGGTTTAAGTGATACTTTGGATCCACAAATCATCAATGAAGTATATTTGTACGGCCCTGAAATGAAGAACTTGTACGATGCATTGAAAGACAAGTATAAGCCAGAACATTTGCATTATTATACACAAGATCAAATGGATCGTATGATCGACGATCTTAAAAATGATATTAAGCCGGACGACATTGTTGTATTAAAGGGTTCACACGGGATGCACCTTGAAAATGTCTTAGCCCGACTAAGATAG
- the cbpA gene encoding cyclic di-AMP binding protein CbpA, which translates to MLIKSLVIKKDYLTTVNEKATLAEALKVLEDSGYRCVPIVDDTGTIFRGNIYKMHIYRHKSQGGDMNLPVTYLLKNATKAIKVNSPFFKVFFNIKDLPYIAVLDEENHFYGILTHSRLLDMLSDAWDIKNGSYVLTVLSDNARGNLIKMSKIVSKHTNMSSVMTLDAAAGELQGDFVRRTLFTLPAGVSEITMKTIVDKLHKKGFVVSEIEDLQAGMTIMSDENPGVFIERPSQD; encoded by the coding sequence ATGCTTATTAAATCTTTAGTTATTAAGAAAGATTATTTAACTACAGTTAATGAAAAAGCCACGTTAGCAGAAGCATTAAAAGTCTTAGAAGATTCAGGTTATAGATGTGTGCCTATTGTAGATGATACTGGTACAATTTTCCGCGGTAACATTTATAAGATGCACATCTACCGTCATAAGTCACAAGGCGGCGATATGAATTTACCTGTAACCTACTTGCTTAAGAACGCAACTAAGGCCATCAAGGTTAACTCACCTTTCTTCAAGGTATTCTTTAACATCAAGGACTTACCATACATCGCTGTTTTGGATGAAGAAAATCACTTCTACGGTATTCTTACCCACTCAAGATTGCTTGATATGTTGTCAGATGCCTGGGATATTAAGAACGGTTCCTACGTTTTAACTGTTTTGTCTGACAACGCACGTGGTAACTTGATTAAGATGTCTAAGATCGTGTCTAAGCACACTAACATGTCTAGTGTAATGACACTTGATGCGGCAGCTGGTGAACTTCAAGGCGACTTCGTAAGAAGAACATTATTCACCTTACCTGCTGGCGTTTCAGAAATCACTATGAAGACTATTGTTGATAAGCTGCATAAAAAAGGTTTTGTTGTTTCAGAAATCGAAGATTTGCAAGCTGGTATGACAATCATGAGTGATGAAAACCCTGGCGTATTTATTGAACGCCCATCACAAGACTAA
- a CDS encoding glycoside hydrolase family 13 protein — MTTPWWKKAVVYQVYPKSFQDSNGDGIGDLQGIISRLGYLEKLGIDAIWLSPVYQSPGVDNGYDISDYEAIDPQYGTMADMDELIKKAKEHHIRIVMDLVVNHTSDQHKWFIESRKSKDNPYRDYYIWRDPVDGHEPNELKSAFSGSAWKFDEKTGQYYLHFFADQQPDLNWKNPELRHKIYDMMNFWLNKGIGGFRMDVIELIGKDPDKMIRENGPMLHPYLQEMNKNTFGKRDVMTVGETWNATPKIAEEYSDPARHELSMVFQFENQSLDQQPGKEKWDLRPLDLGELKKVLVKWQTEIDFDHAWNSLFWENHDIPRVISRWGNDKEYRVQCAKMFAIVLHMMHGTPYIFNGEEIGMTNCPVKDISEVEDIESINMYNERLAEGNDKDELIHAINVKGRDNARRPMQWNDDKNAGFSDGKPWLATNPNYVDINVEKALADPDSIFYTYQKLIKLRHENDVVVNGDFELIPDTGNAVLAYYRVLDGKKWLVVANLSGEEQKFDSDDQIDQVLVANYEERGNLKGITLKPYEAFACKIIK; from the coding sequence ATGACTACTCCATGGTGGAAAAAAGCAGTTGTTTATCAAGTTTATCCTAAGTCATTCCAAGACAGCAATGGCGATGGAATTGGGGATTTGCAAGGAATTATTTCAAGATTAGGTTACTTAGAAAAATTAGGGATTGATGCCATTTGGCTTTCACCAGTTTATCAATCACCTGGCGTCGACAATGGCTATGATATTTCTGATTACGAAGCGATCGATCCACAATACGGCACGATGGCTGATATGGATGAGCTGATTAAAAAGGCAAAAGAACACCATATCAGAATCGTGATGGACTTGGTGGTAAACCATACATCTGATCAACATAAGTGGTTCATTGAATCAAGAAAGAGCAAGGATAATCCATATCGTGACTACTACATTTGGCGTGATCCAGTTGATGGTCATGAACCTAATGAATTAAAGTCAGCCTTTTCAGGGTCAGCTTGGAAATTTGATGAAAAAACAGGTCAATATTACTTACACTTTTTTGCTGATCAACAGCCAGATTTAAATTGGAAGAATCCAGAATTGCGCCATAAGATCTACGACATGATGAATTTCTGGCTTAATAAGGGTATCGGCGGCTTCCGGATGGACGTGATCGAATTGATCGGTAAGGATCCCGACAAGATGATTCGTGAAAATGGCCCAATGCTTCATCCATATTTGCAAGAAATGAACAAGAATACTTTTGGCAAGCGTGATGTGATGACAGTTGGTGAAACTTGGAATGCAACACCAAAGATTGCGGAAGAATATTCTGATCCTGCACGTCATGAATTATCGATGGTCTTCCAATTTGAAAATCAATCTTTAGACCAACAACCAGGTAAAGAAAAGTGGGATTTGCGTCCGCTCGATCTGGGCGAATTGAAGAAAGTTTTAGTTAAATGGCAAACTGAGATTGATTTTGACCATGCTTGGAACAGTTTGTTCTGGGAAAACCATGATATTCCACGAGTAATTTCTCGCTGGGGCAATGACAAAGAATATCGCGTACAATGTGCTAAGATGTTTGCCATCGTTTTGCACATGATGCACGGCACACCATACATCTTTAATGGTGAAGAAATCGGCATGACTAATTGTCCGGTAAAAGATATTAGTGAAGTAGAAGATATCGAAAGCATTAATATGTACAACGAGCGTTTAGCTGAAGGCAATGACAAAGATGAGCTGATTCATGCTATCAATGTTAAGGGCCGTGACAATGCTCGTCGTCCTATGCAATGGAATGATGATAAGAATGCCGGCTTTTCAGATGGTAAGCCATGGCTAGCAACTAATCCTAACTATGTTGATATTAATGTAGAAAAAGCATTGGCTGATCCAGATTCAATTTTTTACACTTATCAAAAATTGATTAAGTTGCGGCATGAAAATGATGTTGTGGTAAACGGTGATTTCGAATTGATTCCTGATACAGGGAATGCAGTTTTAGCATATTACCGCGTCTTAGATGGAAAGAAATGGTTAGTAGTTGCTAACTTATCTGGTGAAGAGCAGAAGTTTGATTCTGATGATCAGATTGATCAAGTTTTAGTTGCTAACTATGAAGAAAGAGGCAATTTAAAGGGGATTACTCTTAAGCCTTATGAAGCTTTTGCCTGCAAAATAATTAAGTAG
- a CDS encoding Cof-type HAD-IIB family hydrolase, producing the protein MKQLPFKAVAVDVDGTFENDKKVYDHEMFGEILYRLYKHGAHFIIASGRPAGRLHDDFIDFIDSVDFVADNGAVLVRDGKIIRTTTFTKKCILHLIDYLHQRYPGAVDTLLVSGVKHSYFLKSTPAEFKRGHHYFYPNSVEIDDFNQIPEDDQYTKITVDYPSKVRRELEYGFNSRSVEKIHVTTSGWNYMDIIPQGVNKATGLKEFLAYLDVPRSELIAFGDGENDIEMLKLAGFSYAMENGQDSVKKIAKFIAPSNNDNGVFKVLNKYLNEANN; encoded by the coding sequence ATGAAACAACTTCCTTTTAAAGCCGTTGCCGTAGACGTCGACGGTACTTTTGAAAATGATAAAAAAGTATACGATCATGAGATGTTTGGCGAGATTTTATACAGATTATACAAGCATGGTGCCCACTTCATTATCGCCAGTGGTCGTCCTGCCGGTCGTCTTCATGATGACTTTATCGACTTCATCGATTCAGTCGACTTTGTGGCAGATAATGGCGCCGTACTCGTCCGCGATGGCAAGATTATTCGTACCACTACTTTTACTAAAAAATGCATTTTGCATTTGATCGACTATCTGCACCAACGTTATCCTGGCGCTGTTGATACCTTATTAGTTAGCGGTGTTAAACACTCTTACTTTTTAAAGAGTACGCCAGCTGAATTTAAGCGAGGGCATCATTATTTCTACCCTAACAGCGTTGAAATTGATGACTTCAACCAAATTCCAGAAGATGATCAATACACCAAAATCACAGTCGATTATCCAAGTAAAGTCAGACGTGAATTAGAATATGGTTTTAATAGCCGCAGCGTTGAAAAAATTCACGTTACCACTAGTGGCTGGAATTATATGGATATTATCCCTCAAGGCGTTAATAAAGCTACTGGATTAAAAGAATTTCTAGCCTACCTTGATGTACCGAGAAGCGAATTAATTGCTTTCGGTGACGGTGAAAATGACATTGAAATGCTTAAACTGGCTGGTTTTAGCTATGCCATGGAAAACGGCCAAGATAGCGTTAAAAAGATTGCCAAGTTTATTGCTCCAAGCAACAACGACAACGGTGTGTTCAAAGTATTAAATAAATACCTAAATGAAGCCAATAACTAA
- a CDS encoding DEAD/DEAH box helicase encodes MKFSELGLNDALLKAIKRSGFEEATPIQEQTIPLALAGKDVIGQAQTGTGKTAAFGLPILQIIDKKEKAIQAIIIEPTRELAIQTQEELFRLGRDEHAHVQVVYGGADIGRQIRSLKHHVPSILVGTPGRLLDHLKRGTINLDKVKAVVLDEADEMLDMGFIQDIESILKYAKNRKQTLLFSATMPKPILRIGEKFMNHPEIVQIKAKELTADLIDQYFVRAKESEKFDIMCRLIDVQGPDLALVFGRTKRRVDELTRGLQARGYNAAGIHGDLSQARRMAVLKRFREGKLDILVATDVAARGLDISGVTHVYNYDIPQDPDSYVHRIGRTGRAGQNGISVTFVTPNEIGYMKTIEQLTKKKMSPLRPPTDAQAFRGQLKQAEAEIEDLMNGDLGKYTQEASELLDNYSALDLVAAFLKNLSKDSSDVKVKITPEKPLPYKGDGRHNRGGRGKGRNNRGHGNGNYHRRNNHNYRHNGNRGNRGRGNGHEFIIKNKKD; translated from the coding sequence TTGAAATTTTCAGAATTAGGATTAAACGATGCGCTTCTTAAGGCAATTAAACGCTCAGGCTTTGAAGAAGCAACTCCAATCCAGGAACAAACTATTCCACTTGCTTTAGCGGGCAAGGATGTAATTGGTCAAGCACAAACTGGTACAGGTAAGACTGCTGCTTTTGGTTTGCCAATTTTACAAATTATTGATAAAAAAGAAAAAGCAATTCAAGCGATCATTATTGAACCAACGCGTGAATTGGCTATTCAGACTCAAGAGGAATTATTCCGTCTAGGTCGTGATGAACATGCCCACGTACAAGTAGTTTATGGTGGAGCTGATATTGGTCGTCAAATTCGTTCTTTAAAGCACCATGTACCATCAATTTTAGTAGGTACTCCAGGACGTTTATTGGATCACTTAAAGCGTGGCACAATCAATTTGGACAAAGTTAAGGCTGTTGTTCTAGATGAAGCAGACGAAATGCTTGATATGGGCTTTATTCAAGATATTGAAAGCATTTTGAAGTATGCCAAGAACCGCAAGCAAACTTTGCTCTTTAGTGCAACGATGCCTAAGCCAATCTTACGTATTGGCGAAAAGTTCATGAACCATCCTGAAATTGTTCAAATTAAGGCTAAGGAATTAACTGCAGACTTAATCGACCAATACTTTGTTCGTGCCAAAGAATCAGAGAAATTCGACATTATGTGTCGTTTAATCGATGTTCAAGGTCCAGACTTGGCTTTGGTCTTTGGTCGTACTAAACGCCGCGTAGATGAGCTGACACGTGGCTTGCAAGCTCGTGGCTATAATGCAGCCGGTATTCACGGTGACTTGTCACAAGCTCGCAGAATGGCTGTCTTGAAGCGATTCCGTGAAGGTAAGCTTGATATTTTGGTAGCTACTGATGTCGCTGCTCGTGGACTTGATATTTCAGGTGTTACTCACGTTTATAACTACGATATTCCGCAAGATCCAGATTCTTACGTTCACCGTATTGGTAGAACTGGTCGTGCCGGTCAAAACGGAATTTCAGTAACTTTTGTAACGCCAAATGAAATTGGTTACATGAAAACCATCGAACAATTAACCAAGAAGAAGATGTCACCACTTCGTCCACCTACAGATGCGCAAGCTTTCCGTGGTCAATTGAAGCAAGCTGAAGCTGAAATCGAAGATTTGATGAATGGTGATTTGGGCAAGTACACGCAAGAAGCTAGTGAACTGCTTGATAACTACTCAGCACTTGATTTGGTTGCAGCCTTCTTGAAGAATCTTTCTAAAGATTCTTCTGACGTTAAGGTTAAGATCACCCCAGAAAAGCCACTTCCATACAAGGGAGATGGTCGTCACAACCGTGGCGGTCGCGGCAAGGGACGCAACAATCGTGGACATGGCAATGGTAATTATCACCGTCGCAACAACCACAACTATCGTCATAATGGCAATCGTGGTAATCGCGGTCGTGGCAATGGTCATGAATTTATTATCAAGAATAAAAAAGATTAA
- a CDS encoding type B 50S ribosomal protein L31: MKQGIHPDYQKVVFMDSATGAKFLAGSTLKPEETIDYEGKTYPLVRVEVSSDSHPFYTGKQKFAQADGRIEKFNKKYGLKK, translated from the coding sequence ATGAAACAAGGTATTCATCCAGATTATCAAAAAGTAGTTTTCATGGACTCAGCTACTGGTGCTAAGTTCTTAGCTGGTTCAACTTTGAAGCCAGAAGAAACTATCGACTACGAAGGTAAGACTTACCCATTAGTACGTGTTGAAGTTTCATCAGATTCACACCCATTCTACACTGGCAAGCAAAAGTTTGCTCAAGCAGATGGTCGAATCGAAAAGTTCAACAAGAAGTACGGCTTGAAGAAGTAA
- the alr gene encoding alanine racemase, with the protein MVPGYHRPAVVKVNLGAIRRNLENEMKHLEPGQKMLAVVKANAYGHGAVEVAKVADEVGAAGFCVAILDEALQLRHNDIVKPILVLGVVSPEYAPIAAVNDVSLTVPNLEWLKEAEKYLEKDNLQLKIHLGIDSGMGRIGFNEDEDFIAANKFLENNDNFFVEGMFAHFASADSSDESYFERQIKKFRHMESLLTVKPKWIHIDNTAASIFHSGIKSDLVRFGIGIYGLNPSSTPDTPDLKPAFKLEPALSFESELTHVKTIHKGDGVSYGSTFVADEDTIIGTVPVGYADGWIRKFQGFKVKVGDKYCPIVGRICMDQFMVKMPEKMPVGTKVEIISADPTAPNNIKAAADYVDTIHYEVACLLNDRLPRVYYEK; encoded by the coding sequence ATGGTTCCAGGCTATCATCGTCCCGCAGTAGTAAAAGTTAATTTGGGTGCGATTAGAAGAAATCTTGAAAATGAAATGAAGCATCTTGAACCAGGTCAAAAGATGCTGGCAGTTGTTAAGGCCAACGCTTATGGTCACGGTGCAGTTGAAGTGGCTAAAGTAGCTGATGAAGTCGGTGCAGCTGGTTTTTGTGTTGCTATTTTGGATGAAGCTTTGCAATTGCGTCACAACGACATTGTTAAGCCAATTTTGGTTTTAGGTGTTGTATCACCTGAATATGCACCAATTGCCGCTGTCAATGACGTTTCATTGACTGTACCAAACTTAGAATGGCTTAAAGAAGCTGAAAAGTACCTAGAAAAAGACAACTTACAATTGAAGATTCATTTAGGTATTGATTCAGGTATGGGCAGAATCGGCTTTAACGAAGATGAGGACTTTATTGCTGCCAACAAGTTCTTGGAGAACAATGACAACTTCTTTGTAGAGGGCATGTTTGCTCACTTTGCTTCTGCAGACAGTAGCGATGAATCTTACTTTGAACGTCAAATTAAGAAGTTCAGACATATGGAAAGCTTGTTAACAGTTAAGCCAAAGTGGATCCACATTGACAACACTGCCGCAAGTATTTTCCATAGTGGCATCAAGAGTGATTTAGTTCGTTTTGGTATCGGAATTTATGGTTTAAACCCATCTTCAACTCCTGATACCCCTGATTTAAAGCCTGCATTTAAGCTTGAACCAGCCTTGTCATTTGAAAGTGAATTGACTCATGTTAAGACAATTCATAAGGGTGACGGTGTAAGTTACGGTTCAACTTTTGTGGCTGATGAAGATACGATTATCGGTACTGTACCTGTTGGTTATGCCGACGGCTGGATCAGAAAGTTCCAAGGCTTCAAGGTTAAGGTAGGAGACAAGTATTGCCCAATTGTTGGTCGTATTTGTATGGATCAATTTATGGTAAAAATGCCAGAAAAGATGCCAGTAGGTACTAAGGTAGAAATCATCTCAGCTGATCCTACTGCTCCTAACAACATTAAGGCTGCAGCTGACTACGTTGATACTATTCACTACGAAGTAGCTTGCTTATTAAATGATCGTTTGCCACGTGTTTACTACGAAAAGTAA
- the pth gene encoding aminoacyl-tRNA hydrolase translates to MKIIAGLGNPGQKYDKTKHNTGFMTMDHYLDEKGLSLDKDKFEGLWTKQKVNGEDVILLEPQTYMNESGRSVSQVANFFKVDPENILIIQDDMDMPIGKIRIRANGKSGGHNGIKSIIRDLGTEKFNRLKIGIRHPKNATVVSWVLTPFNDEQQKLMDDAFDTSVKIIDDFIAGRDSQYLMNKYN, encoded by the coding sequence ATGAAAATAATTGCAGGTTTAGGCAATCCAGGCCAAAAATACGATAAAACCAAGCACAACACAGGATTTATGACAATGGATCATTATCTTGATGAAAAGGGCTTGTCACTAGATAAGGATAAATTTGAAGGACTTTGGACCAAGCAAAAAGTTAACGGTGAAGATGTAATTTTGCTTGAACCACAAACTTATATGAATGAATCGGGTCGTTCAGTTAGTCAAGTCGCTAACTTCTTTAAGGTTGATCCTGAAAATATTTTGATCATTCAAGACGATATGGATATGCCAATTGGTAAAATTAGAATTAGAGCCAATGGAAAATCTGGTGGTCATAACGGAATTAAGAGCATTATCCGTGATTTAGGAACTGAAAAGTTCAACCGTTTAAAGATCGGTATTCGTCACCCTAAGAATGCAACTGTCGTTTCATGGGTGCTTACCCCATTTAATGATGAACAACAAAAGTTGATGGATGATGCATTTGATACAAGCGTAAAGATTATCGACGACTTTATTGCAGGTCGCGATAGTCAATATTTGATGAATAAATATAATTAA
- the glyA gene encoding serine hydroxymethyltransferase gives MKYAEKSPALWDAIHKEEKRQQDTIELIASENIVSDAVREAQGSVLTNKYAEGYPGRRYYGGCQYIDEVEQLAIDYAKKLFNAKFANVQPHSGSQANMAVYQALLKPGDVILGMGMDAGGHLTHGAKVNFSGKEYKSYSYGLNVETEELDFDQIRKIALDVKPKLIVAGASAYSRIIDWQKFRDIADEVGAYLMVDMAHIAGLVATVQHPSPIPVADVVTTTTHKTLRGPRGGMILSNNLEIGKKINSALFPGIQGGPLEHVIAGKAQAFYEDLQPQFTDYIKQVIKNAKAMAEVFSESDNIRVVSGGTDNHLMIIDITDTGLTGKEAQTLLDSVNITTNKESIPGDKRSPFVTSGLRIGTPAVTSRGFDEDDAKKTASLIIKILSNPKDEKTIEHVKDEVHALTQKHPVE, from the coding sequence TTGAAATACGCAGAAAAATCACCAGCATTGTGGGATGCAATTCATAAGGAAGAAAAACGTCAACAAGATACGATCGAATTGATCGCTTCAGAAAATATTGTCTCCGATGCTGTTAGAGAAGCTCAAGGTTCAGTTTTAACCAACAAATATGCAGAAGGCTATCCTGGTCGTCGCTACTACGGTGGTTGCCAATACATTGATGAAGTAGAACAACTGGCAATTGATTATGCTAAAAAGTTGTTTAACGCTAAATTCGCTAACGTACAACCACACTCCGGCTCACAAGCTAACATGGCCGTTTACCAAGCACTTTTAAAACCAGGTGACGTCATTTTAGGCATGGGCATGGACGCCGGAGGGCACCTTACTCATGGTGCTAAGGTCAACTTTAGTGGTAAGGAATACAAGTCTTATTCATATGGTTTAAATGTAGAAACTGAAGAACTTGATTTTGATCAAATCCGTAAGATCGCTTTAGACGTTAAGCCCAAGTTGATCGTAGCTGGTGCTTCCGCCTACAGCCGCATTATTGATTGGCAAAAGTTCCGCGATATTGCCGACGAAGTTGGCGCATATTTAATGGTAGACATGGCGCATATTGCAGGTCTTGTTGCGACAGTCCAACACCCAAGTCCAATTCCAGTTGCGGATGTTGTGACAACTACTACGCATAAGACTTTGCGTGGACCTCGTGGTGGGATGATTTTATCTAATAATCTTGAAATTGGTAAAAAGATTAATTCCGCTTTGTTCCCAGGCATTCAAGGTGGTCCGCTTGAACACGTAATTGCTGGTAAAGCACAAGCATTTTATGAAGACTTGCAACCACAATTTACTGATTACATCAAGCAAGTAATCAAGAATGCTAAGGCAATGGCTGAAGTATTTAGCGAATCAGACAATATTCGCGTGGTTTCCGGTGGTACTGACAATCACTTGATGATCATCGATATTACAGATACTGGTTTAACTGGTAAAGAGGCTCAAACATTGCTGGATTCTGTTAACATCACTACTAATAAGGAATCAATTCCAGGCGATAAGCGTAGTCCATTTGTCACAAGTGGCTTAAGAATCGGTACGCCAGCCGTTACTAGCCGCGGCTTTGACGAAGATGATGCTAAGAAGACGGCTTCATTGATTATCAAAATCTTATCTAATCCAAAAGATGAAAAGACGATTGAACATGTTAAAGATGAAGTACATGCTTTAACGCAAAAGCATCCAGTTGAATAA
- the acpS gene encoding holo-ACP synthase, with translation MIKGVGIDSVEVERVKKIVDKGDSFAKKVLTPNEFAQYQKMKGKRKVEYLGGRFSLKESFSKAMGTGLGKYVGFQDVETLWDDLGHPVMTSTKFDGKIYPSITHDNHEIITFVVLEEN, from the coding sequence ATGATTAAAGGTGTAGGAATCGACTCAGTTGAAGTTGAACGAGTAAAGAAGATTGTAGACAAAGGTGATTCCTTCGCTAAAAAAGTATTGACTCCAAACGAATTTGCTCAATATCAAAAGATGAAGGGCAAAAGAAAAGTTGAATATCTTGGTGGTCGTTTTTCACTAAAAGAATCTTTTTCTAAAGCAATGGGGACAGGTCTTGGCAAGTACGTCGGTTTTCAAGACGTTGAAACCCTATGGGATGATTTGGGTCATCCTGTAATGACCTCAACCAAGTTTGATGGGAAGATTTACCCAAGTATCACACATGATAATCATGAAATTATTACATTTGTAGTTTTGGAGGAAAATTAA
- a CDS encoding L-lactate dehydrogenase, whose amino-acid sequence MARVEKPRKVILVGDGAVGSTFAFSMVQQGIAEELGIIDIAKEHVQGDAIDLADATPWTYPKNIYAADYPDCKDADLIVITAGAPQKPGETRLDLVNKNLKILSSIVEPIVESGFDGIFLVVANPVDILTHATWKISGFPKDRVIGSGTSLDTGRLQKVIGEMEHVDPRSVNAYMLGEHGDTEFPAWSYNNVGGVKVSDWVKAHGMDESKLEDIHKEVADMAYDIINKKGATFYGIGTASAMIAKAILNDEHRVLPLSVAMDGQYGLHDLHIGTPAVVGRKGLEQIIEMPLSDDEQAKMEASAKQLKEVMDKAFKETGVKVRQ is encoded by the coding sequence ATGGCAAGAGTTGAAAAACCCCGTAAAGTTATTTTAGTCGGTGACGGTGCCGTAGGTTCTACCTTCGCATTCTCAATGGTACAACAAGGTATCGCTGAAGAATTAGGTATCATCGACATCGCTAAGGAACACGTTCAAGGTGACGCAATCGACTTAGCAGATGCTACTCCATGGACTTACCCAAAGAACATCTACGCAGCTGATTACCCAGACTGCAAGGACGCAGACTTAATCGTTATCACTGCTGGTGCTCCACAAAAGCCAGGTGAAACTCGTCTTGACCTTGTAAACAAGAACTTGAAGATTTTATCATCAATCGTTGAACCAATCGTTGAATCAGGCTTTGATGGTATCTTCTTAGTAGTTGCAAACCCAGTTGACATTTTGACTCACGCAACTTGGAAGATCTCAGGCTTCCCTAAGGATCGTGTTATCGGTTCAGGTACTTCACTTGACACTGGTCGTCTTCAAAAGGTTATCGGTGAAATGGAACACGTTGACCCACGTTCAGTTAACGCATACATGCTTGGTGAACACGGTGATACTGAATTCCCAGCATGGAGCTACAACAATGTTGGTGGCGTAAAGGTTAGTGACTGGGTTAAGGCTCACGGTATGGATGAATCTAAGCTTGAAGACATCCACAAGGAAGTTGCTGACATGGCTTACGACATCATCAACAAGAAGGGTGCTACCTTCTACGGTATCGGTACTGCTTCAGCAATGATCGCTAAGGCTATCTTGAACGACGAACACCGTGTACTTCCACTTTCAGTAGCTATGGATGGTCAATACGGCTTACACGACCTTCACATTGGTACTCCTGCAGTTGTTGGCCGCAAGGGTCTTGAACAAATCATCGAAATGCCATTAAGCGATGATGAACAAGCTAAGATGGAAGCTTCTGCAAAGCAATTGAAGGAAGTTATGGACAAGGCCTTCAAGGAAACTGGCGTTAAGGTTCGTCAATAA